The following are from one region of the Paenibacillus sp. KS-LC4 genome:
- a CDS encoding sensor histidine kinase, which produces MKKLYIDAIKNNLFVKIMLVFAFIIVCATAILAYFTVDYMSQSVADNELEKQKMSMERVHQQLTGKAHIVQQQVQDIYRDPSFSYSLSYLLKHSFSEYMNFKMDSYYNNLGSGVDDLDFFKKMLENDADIANMLLFSSEKQFLYMFGQSNLTKLYQTQASKSYVPDAMALESSVIATPNLWVRKTIGQWDDKLFSVRVHINEVGTLGNVGQLLVFFQADALKTALASESHDRQGYILILSGDEQVIFDSSDRYYGKLYPYADKIKSADSLAFLEEESYISMLPSSSLGYTVFGIMPKREVEAIYEPMKNVVFAASLAFILITISIPSFVVFNFSRRTNRMIRSMRRVETGDMTIRIVDEKEDEIGQLSQGFNKMLDELSRYIDRVYVAELKQKHTEFAALQARINPHFLYNTLEVIRMRALSHGAADVSEMIYSLALLFKSFVQQQTVVTMKEELENCRLYLELFRIRYKDRFAYVISCDPELADRMMIKMSLQPIVENYIVHGLRSEEEDNLIKVSAALENERVTIVAEDNGVGISKERLEHIKRSLGKYAVQEPKNSLGLRSVKERLELIYGKDGKFDIESVQGKGTRVTFSFPALRKGELANVPRISGR; this is translated from the coding sequence ATGAAGAAGCTGTATATAGATGCGATTAAAAATAATTTATTTGTCAAAATCATGCTTGTTTTTGCTTTCATTATTGTATGCGCCACGGCGATTCTCGCTTATTTTACAGTCGATTATATGTCGCAGTCCGTAGCTGACAATGAGCTGGAGAAGCAGAAAATGTCCATGGAGCGTGTCCATCAGCAGCTCACTGGCAAGGCTCACATCGTCCAGCAGCAGGTGCAGGACATTTATCGTGATCCGTCCTTTTCCTATTCCTTATCCTATTTGCTGAAGCATTCCTTTTCCGAATATATGAATTTCAAAATGGACAGCTATTACAATAACTTGGGCAGCGGTGTAGATGATTTGGATTTTTTTAAAAAAATGCTTGAAAATGATGCAGATATTGCGAATATGCTGCTGTTTAGCTCCGAGAAGCAGTTTCTTTATATGTTCGGGCAAAGCAATTTGACAAAGCTGTATCAGACGCAGGCGTCAAAATCCTATGTTCCGGATGCGATGGCGCTGGAAAGCAGCGTCATAGCTACGCCAAACCTATGGGTTCGCAAAACGATTGGCCAATGGGATGACAAGCTTTTTTCCGTCAGAGTACATATCAATGAGGTTGGCACGCTGGGCAATGTCGGGCAACTGCTCGTTTTTTTTCAAGCGGATGCACTCAAAACGGCGCTGGCGAGTGAGAGTCATGACAGGCAGGGCTACATTTTGATTTTATCAGGAGATGAACAGGTCATTTTTGACTCCTCGGACCGTTATTACGGCAAGCTCTATCCGTATGCGGACAAAATAAAATCGGCGGACAGCCTAGCCTTTTTGGAGGAGGAATCCTATATTTCGATGCTCCCGTCCAGCAGTCTCGGCTACACCGTATTTGGCATTATGCCGAAGCGGGAGGTGGAAGCGATCTACGAGCCGATGAAAAATGTCGTATTCGCAGCGAGCCTTGCTTTTATTTTGATAACGATTTCGATTCCGTCGTTCGTCGTCTTTAATTTTTCACGCCGGACGAACCGAATGATCCGCTCGATGCGGCGGGTAGAAACGGGCGATATGACGATTCGAATTGTCGACGAGAAGGAGGATGAAATCGGGCAGCTCTCGCAAGGGTTCAACAAAATGCTCGATGAGCTTTCGCGCTATATCGACCGGGTGTATGTGGCTGAGCTGAAGCAAAAGCATACGGAGTTTGCTGCGTTGCAGGCGAGGATTAATCCGCATTTTCTCTACAATACGCTTGAGGTCATTCGGATGAGGGCTCTTTCCCATGGCGCCGCCGATGTCAGCGAGATGATCTATAGCCTAGCTCTGCTGTTCAAGAGCTTTGTCCAGCAGCAGACCGTCGTGACGATGAAGGAGGAGCTGGAAAATTGCCGCCTTTATTTGGAGCTGTTTCGCATTCGCTACAAGGATCGTTTTGCCTACGTCATTAGTTGTGACCCTGAGCTTGCGGATCGCATGATGATCAAAATGTCGCTGCAGCCGATAGTGGAAAATTATATTGTCCATGGCCTGCGCTCGGAGGAGGAAGACAACCTCATTAAAGTGAGCGCCGCGTTGGAAAACGAAAGGGTGACGATTGTAGCGGAGGATAACGGAGTTGGCATCAGCAAGGAGCGGCTGGAGCACATTAAACGCTCCCTTGGCAAGTATGCCGTTCAGGAGCCGAAGAATTCGCTTGGCCTGCGGAGTGTGAAAGAAAGGCTTGAATTGATTTATGGCAAAGACGGGAAATTCGACATCGAGAGCGTCCAAGGAAAAGGGACGAGGGTTACGTTCAGCTTCCCGGCTTTAAGGAAAGGAGAGCTTGCAAATGTACCGCGTATTTCTGGTAGATGA
- a CDS encoding response regulator transcription factor, which produces MYRVFLVDDEPFILEGLCDAVDWAAHGLELTGKAENGRKALELLQQVPADLLITDISMPIMNGLELIRAARAIRPELKVIILSGFNDFEYLKEGMQLGIENYLLKPLNFAELTATLDHTVKKLDETRRSSALEAEKVDILKDTILYRWLTAAIDDVQLQERAALLDISFSGRYISTMLLRGGSEPEDGLLQELRQTANASGDRLFLQNVEGDAVLVFMAEEEEACAAKAMQFALQLRQREEARPYRISIGSPQARGVQEALSYEHALRAQEYFLLLHKEEIALYEDYAARRDELLSDAQLNWASYRKKVSDGDTEALVAELTDDFQAIQASGAATPSGLRMLVMQTLLWLHQEMGGANAVNAIIAEHMNASFSKAAKASEWEELLAIMTGTIYNMSTMLIKEETNPTVKLVLNDVEQFFATDLSLKQLAHKYHIHPVYLGKLFQKELGESFTEYVNKHRIEQSKLLLRTTALKVHEISRNVGYWDSGYFHKQFKKYVGVTPSEYKSMLFAANGDAHSLNDTE; this is translated from the coding sequence ATGTACCGCGTATTTCTGGTAGATGATGAGCCCTTTATATTAGAGGGGCTATGCGATGCCGTAGATTGGGCGGCTCATGGTCTGGAGCTGACGGGGAAGGCGGAAAATGGGCGCAAGGCGCTGGAGCTGCTGCAGCAGGTTCCCGCTGATTTGCTCATTACCGATATTTCCATGCCTATTATGAATGGGCTGGAGCTGATTCGGGCTGCGCGAGCGATCAGGCCGGAGCTGAAGGTTATTATTTTGAGCGGCTTCAATGATTTTGAATATTTAAAAGAAGGCATGCAGCTGGGCATTGAAAACTATTTGCTGAAGCCGCTTAATTTCGCCGAGCTGACCGCGACGCTTGACCATACGGTGAAGAAGCTGGATGAGACGAGAAGGAGCAGCGCGCTTGAGGCTGAGAAGGTAGATATTTTGAAGGACACGATTCTTTATCGCTGGCTGACCGCTGCGATTGATGACGTTCAATTGCAGGAGCGGGCAGCGCTGCTGGATATTTCCTTCAGCGGCCGATATATTTCCACGATGCTGCTTAGAGGAGGCAGCGAGCCGGAGGATGGACTTCTGCAAGAGCTGCGGCAAACGGCAAATGCCAGCGGAGACAGGCTGTTTCTGCAAAATGTAGAGGGCGATGCGGTGCTTGTGTTTATGGCGGAGGAGGAGGAGGCTTGTGCGGCTAAAGCTATGCAATTTGCCTTGCAGCTTAGGCAGAGGGAGGAGGCGCGCCCTTATCGGATTTCAATCGGCTCCCCGCAGGCTAGAGGAGTGCAGGAGGCGCTCAGCTATGAGCATGCGCTGCGGGCTCAGGAATATTTTTTGCTGCTGCATAAGGAAGAAATTGCTTTGTATGAGGATTATGCAGCAAGAAGAGATGAGCTGCTTTCTGATGCACAATTAAACTGGGCCAGCTATAGGAAGAAGGTTTCCGACGGGGATACGGAGGCGCTTGTCGCTGAGCTGACAGACGATTTCCAGGCGATTCAAGCGTCTGGCGCAGCGACGCCTAGCGGACTTCGCATGTTGGTGATGCAAACGCTGCTCTGGCTGCATCAGGAGATGGGAGGAGCTAATGCGGTGAATGCCATTATTGCGGAGCATATGAATGCTTCCTTTAGCAAGGCGGCGAAGGCGTCCGAATGGGAGGAGCTGCTTGCCATTATGACTGGCACGATTTATAACATGTCCACGATGCTTATTAAAGAGGAGACGAATCCCACGGTCAAGCTGGTGCTGAACGACGTAGAGCAATTTTTTGCTACCGATCTGTCCCTCAAGCAGCTGGCACATAAATACCATATTCATCCAGTCTACTTGGGTAAGCTATTCCAGAAGGAACTGGGAGAAAGCTTTACCGAATACGTCAACAAGCACCGAATTGAGCAATCGAAGCTGCTGCTTCGCACAACCGCGCTGAAGGTTCATGAAATTTCCCGAAACGTCGGCTATTGGGACAGCGGTTATTTTCATAAACAGTTTAAAAAATATGTTGGCGTAACGCCATCCGAATATAAAAGCATGTTGTTTGCAGCAAACGGTGACGCGCATAGCCTGAATGACACGGAATGA
- a CDS encoding ABC transporter permease subunit, with product MKMFLRDILRNRAMLLMVLPGALWFFIFSYLPMAGTIISFKQYRYSKDGFFASIMDSKWVGLDNFKFLFSTSDAYIITRNTVLYNAAFIILGLILAVAMAIILVELKNRRLSKLFQTAMFMPYFLSWVIVGYFVFSFLSFDKGLMNKTLEWMGMERINWYSEPSKWPFILVLVNLWKGVGYSSVVYLAAIMGIDRSLYEAAMIDGAGKWKQITNITIPLLAPVISIMTLLAVGKIFYADFGLFYQVPRDSGLLYSMTNVIDTYVFRGLKVNGEIGMSTAAGLYQSFVGFLLVILSNYIVRRKNKDNALF from the coding sequence CTGAAAATGTTTTTACGGGATATCCTGCGCAATCGGGCGATGCTCCTCATGGTGCTGCCGGGCGCCCTCTGGTTTTTCATTTTTTCCTACCTGCCGATGGCGGGAACGATCATTTCCTTTAAGCAGTACAGATACAGCAAGGATGGCTTTTTTGCCAGCATTATGGACAGCAAGTGGGTGGGCCTGGACAACTTTAAATTTCTGTTTAGCACCTCGGATGCTTATATTATTACGCGCAATACGGTGCTGTATAATGCGGCATTTATTATTTTAGGACTTATCTTGGCTGTTGCGATGGCGATTATTTTGGTCGAGTTGAAAAATAGGCGGCTGAGCAAGCTTTTTCAAACCGCGATGTTTATGCCTTATTTTTTATCCTGGGTCATTGTCGGCTATTTTGTATTCAGCTTCCTCAGCTTTGATAAAGGGCTGATGAATAAAACGCTCGAATGGATGGGCATGGAGCGAATCAATTGGTATTCGGAGCCTTCCAAGTGGCCATTTATTCTCGTATTGGTCAACCTGTGGAAAGGCGTTGGCTATAGCAGCGTCGTGTATTTGGCGGCTATTATGGGAATTGACCGCTCGCTTTATGAGGCCGCGATGATTGACGGTGCAGGCAAATGGAAGCAGATTACGAATATTACGATTCCGCTGCTCGCTCCGGTCATTTCCATTATGACGCTGCTGGCTGTCGGAAAAATCTTTTATGCAGACTTTGGACTCTTTTATCAGGTGCCAAGGGATTCGGGGCTGCTGTATTCGATGACCAACGTCATTGATACGTATGTATTCCGGGGCTTGAAGGTGAACGGCGAAATCGGCATGAGCACGGCTGCCGGGCTTTATCAGTCCTTTGTCGGCTTTCTGCTTGTCATACTGTCGAACTACATCGTCAGAAGAAAAAATAAGGATAATGCCTTGTTTTAA
- a CDS encoding ABC transporter substrate-binding protein: MRQNKSLLLLAVLLSFSLLLGACSSNGGAKETSATAGSGSSGGNTAKDETVELSWYTIGTPQKDVNRVMEEVSKYTAEKIGVTIKMTQIDWGDYTQKMQIATSSGTPMDIMFTSSWAFDYVQNARKGAFYVMDDLLKEQGKGIMDTLDPAFLEGSKVDGHNYGIPAKKELPALEVWRFNKTLLDKHHLSMEGIYTLESIEPLLKTIKDSEPDITPFAITKDYMPVLPYDYLISNLPMVVSLDKGDYKVVNVLETPELKAALDTMHSYYKKGYVSPEAATTNGLDDTQKSGKWFLDRAATTPFADNLWSASYGYPVVSTPASESMIFNWSVMGSLQAISANSEHPEKAMEFLNLLNTDPVLRNMIDSGIENVHYKKTADNAMENLEESKNYDMPTFSLGNVTLTYLNTGDPENKWDEYKVFNEAGKVAPTLGFNFDSTSVTTELASIQNVKGEFWSALMTGTVDPNEYLPKAIEKFKAAGLDKVIAEAQAQLDAWRAANPK, from the coding sequence ATGAGACAAAACAAAAGCTTGCTGCTGCTCGCGGTGCTGCTTTCATTCTCGCTGCTGCTTGGGGCATGCAGCTCAAACGGCGGGGCAAAAGAAACGAGTGCCACGGCGGGCAGCGGCAGCAGCGGAGGCAATACGGCAAAAGATGAAACGGTGGAGCTGAGCTGGTATACAATCGGAACCCCGCAAAAGGATGTCAACCGCGTTATGGAGGAGGTCAGCAAATATACAGCCGAGAAAATTGGCGTAACGATTAAAATGACCCAAATTGATTGGGGCGATTATACGCAAAAAATGCAAATCGCTACCTCCTCAGGAACGCCTATGGACATCATGTTTACTTCTTCATGGGCATTCGATTACGTGCAAAATGCCCGTAAAGGAGCCTTTTACGTAATGGATGATTTACTGAAGGAGCAGGGCAAAGGCATTATGGATACGCTTGATCCGGCCTTTCTTGAAGGCTCCAAGGTAGATGGCCACAACTACGGTATTCCAGCGAAAAAAGAGCTTCCGGCGCTTGAAGTTTGGCGCTTTAACAAAACCCTGCTGGATAAACACCATTTGAGCATGGAGGGCATCTATACGCTGGAAAGCATAGAGCCGCTGCTGAAAACGATTAAAGACAGCGAGCCGGATATTACGCCATTCGCCATCACGAAGGATTATATGCCCGTGCTGCCGTACGACTATTTGATCTCCAACCTGCCCATGGTCGTAAGCTTGGATAAAGGCGACTATAAAGTGGTAAACGTGCTGGAGACGCCGGAGCTTAAGGCAGCGCTGGATACGATGCACAGCTATTACAAGAAGGGCTACGTTTCGCCAGAGGCGGCAACGACCAATGGGCTGGACGATACGCAAAAATCCGGCAAATGGTTTCTTGACCGCGCAGCGACGACGCCTTTTGCCGACAATTTGTGGAGTGCAAGCTATGGATATCCTGTGGTGTCAACACCAGCCAGCGAATCAATGATTTTCAACTGGTCGGTTATGGGCTCGTTGCAGGCGATTTCGGCTAATTCAGAGCATCCAGAAAAGGCGATGGAGTTTCTGAACCTGTTGAATACCGATCCGGTATTGCGCAATATGATTGATTCCGGCATCGAAAACGTCCATTACAAGAAAACGGCTGACAATGCGATGGAAAACCTGGAAGAGTCGAAAAATTATGATATGCCGACCTTCTCGCTTGGCAATGTAACGCTGACGTATCTCAATACGGGCGATCCTGAGAACAAATGGGATGAATACAAGGTGTTCAATGAAGCGGGGAAAGTAGCTCCAACGCTTGGCTTCAACTTTGACTCCACAAGCGTCACGACCGAGCTTGCATCAATCCAGAACGTCAAAGGCGAGTTCTGGTCGGCGCTAATGACGGGCACGGTTGATCCGAATGAATATTTGCCGAAGGCGATTGAGAAGTTTAAAGCAGCAGGCTTGGATAAAGTTATTGCGGAGGCACAAGCTCAGCTTGATGCGTGGAGAGCGGCGAATCCTAAATAA
- a CDS encoding carbohydrate ABC transporter permease, with the protein MPVKKPRRFDQISPAANFLLSLLTGVIAMACIFPFLFVVIISFTNEKSLASNGYRIIPKEWSLEAYHYIFRTGEALLRSYGVTIFVTVVGTLLSLVIITLYAYAISQRSFKYRRLFSFFAIFTMLFNGGMVPTFIVVTQLLNMKDTIWALIMPMLVNAFYILIMRTFFSTMVPTAIIESGKIDGASELQTFIRLVLPLSLPGIATIGLFNTLGYWNDWFNALLYIDSPNLVPLQSMLMRIETSMQFIMQNSTNAAISTSILQNMPQDTSRMAMVVLATGPIVLAYPFFQRYFVQGLTIGAVKE; encoded by the coding sequence GTGCCCGTAAAAAAACCAAGGCGATTCGATCAAATTTCACCTGCTGCCAACTTTCTCCTGAGTCTGCTGACAGGTGTTATTGCGATGGCTTGTATCTTTCCCTTTCTATTCGTGGTCATCATTTCATTCACGAATGAAAAATCACTCGCCTCGAACGGCTACCGCATTATTCCGAAGGAATGGAGTTTGGAGGCGTACCATTATATATTTCGGACAGGCGAGGCGCTGCTGCGCTCGTATGGCGTTACGATTTTTGTAACGGTCGTCGGTACGCTATTGAGCCTTGTCATCATTACGCTTTATGCATACGCTATTTCCCAGAGAAGCTTTAAATATCGTCGTTTATTCAGCTTTTTTGCGATTTTTACGATGCTGTTCAACGGTGGCATGGTGCCTACCTTCATCGTCGTTACGCAGCTGCTGAATATGAAGGATACGATATGGGCGCTCATTATGCCGATGCTCGTCAATGCGTTTTATATTCTCATTATGCGAACGTTTTTCAGTACGATGGTGCCAACCGCCATTATTGAATCGGGAAAAATAGACGGGGCAAGCGAGCTGCAAACGTTTATTCGGCTTGTGCTGCCGCTGTCGCTTCCCGGCATTGCTACAATCGGCCTGTTTAATACGCTGGGCTATTGGAATGACTGGTTTAATGCCCTTTTGTATATTGATTCGCCCAATCTGGTGCCGCTGCAATCCATGCTGATGCGAATTGAAACGAGTATGCAGTTTATTATGCAAAATTCGACCAATGCGGCGATCAGCACCAGCATATTACAGAATATGCCGCAGGATACGTCGCGAATGGCAATGGTCGTGTTGGCGACGGGACCGATCGTGCTGGCTTATCCTTTTTTCCAGCGTTATTTCGTTCAAGGGCTGACGATTGGAGCAGTGAAGGAATAA